The Deltaproteobacteria bacterium IMCC39524 genomic interval AGGACTTCCCCGGCTTGACCTACGGCTATCAGGGTCGCCAGGCCCGCATGAAAGAGAGCACCGGTGGCTTGGCCAACGGCTTTATCATGGCGATGATCGCTATCTACTTTCTTTTGGCAATCCCTTTCCGCAGCTACAGCCAGCCGATGGTCGTCATGCTGGCGATTCCCTTCGGTGTGGTCGGTGCCGTTCTCGGCCATCTGATAATGGGTTACAGCCTCAGCCTGATGAGCATGATGGGCATCGTCGCCCTCTCCGGCGTGGTGGTCAACGATTCCCTGGTGCTAATCGACTACGCCAACCGTCAGCGTCTCGAAGGAGCTTCTGCCTTTACCGCAGTCTGCGACGCCGGCGCCCGCCGTTTCCGACCGATCATCCTGACCACCCTGACCACCTTCGGTGGTTTGGCACCAATGATTTTCGAAACCTCCCGCCAGGCCAGGTTCCTGATCCCGATGGCTCTCTCCCTGGGCTTCGGCATCCTCTTTGCTACGGTCATCACCCTGTTGCTGGTGCCCAGTCTTTACTTGCTGGTAGATGATGTCCTGCAATGGTACAACAGAATTTTCGGGGTAGTGCCTGACGAGGAAGGATCATGAGCGACCCAAACTGGGCTTTGTCCCGAAAGCGGCAAAGACTCACCGAAAGGGCGCAGATCATTCAAAGCATCCGCAGCTTTTTCATCGATCGCGGCTACCTCGAGGTGGAGACCCCACACCGAATCCCGGCGAACGCCCCCGAGCCTCACATCGATGCGGTCGCCAGCGGCGCCTGCGCCTTACACACCTCTCCTGAACTGGCGATGAAACGCATGCTGGCTGCGGGGTACGAGCAGCTGTTCCAGATCTGCCGGGTCTGGCGAAATGGTGAACGCGGTCAGTTTCACCTGCCGGAGTTCACCCTGCTCGAATGGTATCGGGTTGGAATCGACTACAACGCGCTGATGAACGAATGTATGGAACTGCTTTTTGTTCTGCTCCCGGGAGGCAAGCTTGACCGGGGGGGACGAACGATCGACCTGACCATGCCGTGGCAGAAGCTGACAGTTACAGAGGCCTTTACCCGATATGCGTCAATGGATCTGAACCAGGCCCTGGCCTCAGATTGTTTCGAGGAGATCCTGACCAGTGAGGTTGAACCGCATCTGGGCAAAGAGAAACCGACATTTCTGACCGAGTATCCAAGCAGCCTCGCGGCCCTGGCCCGCAGTAAACCCGGAGAGCCGCAGGTCGCTGAACGTTTTGAGCTTTACATCGACGGCCTCGAACTGGCGAATGCTTTTTCGGAGTTGACCGATGCGGAGGAACAACGCCGCCGTTTTGAAAAGGACGAAGAGTTGCGGCGCACCGCGGGTAAGACACCCTATCCTCTCCCTGAAAAATTCCTCGCCGAACTGGAAAACATACCTGAAGCGGCCGGAATTGCCCTCGGCCTTGATCGCCTGATCATGCTGATCACAGAGGCAGAAAAGATTGACGATGTCGTTGCTTTTGGTCCTGATGATTTGTGATCAACGCAATCATAAAATCGAGCGATAAATTTTCAAGCAATGAGTTTGAACGTTAAAATTATTAGTTCAGAGGAAAAGTCTCTTGTTTTCCCCCCTGCCGACAGGCTATAAAAAAGGCAGGGACATCCACTTGACAGAAACCTTGACTGACTATGCATTTTCATTCTGAAACAGCTGTTTTTAATGCCTGCCGAACCCTCTTCGGAAAAGAGGTCAACCTGTCTCGTGATTTTCTCAACTACCTGCAGCCAAGCGGTGCAAAAACCGCCTTCCGCAGTCAGGCCAAAGCTCATCATCCCGACGCTCACGCGAGTTCCTCAAAGAATATCCGCAACCAGCAGACCGAACGCTTCCGGGAAATCCGTCAAGCTTACGACCTGATTATCGAGTTTCTTGAGAATCGTCATCTCAGCCGCAAAACCGCCTCTGCGAAAAGACCTGCGCACACAGCACCCCATTGGGGCAACACGACGACCCGGAAGCGCGAGCAGCAGAAACCTCACGCCAGACCCTCGAAGATACCATCGATTCCCCTCGAGTTCGGCATGTACAGCTACTACCAGGGGAAAGTTTCCTATCAGCAACTGATCGAAGCCCTGGTCTGGCAACGGCGACAAAGACCAACGCTCGGCGCCCTCGCCGAGAAGTGGGGTTGGCTCTCAGATGCCAAGGTAAGCCAAATTCTCCAGCACCGTGGCCAAGCCGCCCGCTTCGGCAAAAAAGCAGTCGAACTCGGCTATCTCAAACCACACCAGGTTGACGCACTGTTGAAATATCAGCGTTCATTACAAACGAGACTCGGTCACTATTTTATTGAGAAGGGGCTGCTCACAGAAGAAGACGCTGACCAGATTTCGACGAATCTCAAGAATCACAATAACCAGCTCAAGCAGCGCACCAGGAATCGCGCCAACAGCCGCCTGTGATCTCTTAAATAAGCTGACGGCGGCGATTGGGTAGTTCGACAACACCGTCAGCAGTTCTCACCTTAAGCACTTCCCCGACTTGCAGAAGATTTTCAGGCAACAACGGCACCTTGCCCTGGCCACCGGGCGGGTCAACAACATATTGCGGGATCCCCAATCCGGAGAACTGGCCGCGCATCGCTGCGATGATCTCAAGGCCACGCTCTACAGGCACCCTGAAATGTGCTGTACCCCGGGCCTGGTCAAGGTGATGCAGGTAGTAGGGACGCACCCGCATCTTCAATAGCTTGCGACAGAGATCGATCATCACGGCAGGACCGTCATTGACACCACCGAGCAGAACCGTCTGATTTCCCAGTGGAATCCCGGCATCAGCCAGGCGTGTGCACGCCTCGATACTGGCAGAGACGATTTCGCGCGGATGATTGAAATGCGTGTTGAGATAGAGGGGCTGAAAACGGGCCAGTAGGCCACAGAGCTCCGGGGTGATGCGCGCCGGCAAGGTGACCGGCACCCGGCTGCCGACACGGATGATCTCCAGGTGAGGGATCGCATGTAATCGGGTCAGGATATCTTCGAGACGGTCGTCATCCAGAAGAAGCGGATCGCCGCCGGTCAGAATAACATCACGAATCCCTGGCGTTGCGACGATGTAGGCGATGCCGTCGGCAACCTGCTGCTGTGAAAAAGCCAGCGCAGAGGTGCCCACCCGATTTTTACGGGTACAGAAACGACAATAGCCGGCACACTGACCGAAAACCAGCAAAAGAGCCCGGTCCGGATAACGATGCACGACCGCCGGCACAGGAGAAAAAGACCGTTCATTCAGGGAATCTTCGGGGAGCTCGTCAACCGCCAGTTCAGAAAGATCAGGAACGCATTGCCTCCAGATCGGATCGCCCGGTTCTTCAATCAGGTCGAGGGTGTGGGGAGTAATCCGCAGAGGATAACGAGCGGCCACGGCACGCAGGGGTTCGGGATCGATGCCGAAGCGTTCTGCCAACTGTTCCGGTGTGGTGAGGCTATCGGCTAGTTGTTTTTTCCAAGGCATAGGTTCTAGTTGTCAGTTGTCAGTTGTCAGTTGTCGGGTGTCAGTTGTCGGGTGTCGGGGTCATCTTCAAGCTTGATTGTCTGATTACTGATCACTGATTACTGGTTTTCGGCTACGCAGCCACCAAACCAGAACAACCAGAATCATCAAGCCGACATCTCGCAACAGCGCAGCAGCAGCCGAAACATCCTGCCCACCGCCCGGGTCAAAACAACCGCAGTCAATATCCAGACCACGCAGCAGAACTGACAGGAGAGCAAGCATGAAGACCAGATTCATGCCGCCCACAGCCACAAGAGCCGGTCGCACCCGGGAATTAAGCAGCAACAGGAGCCCGGCCAAAAACTCCACGTAAGGCAGAGTGGCTGCAACCAGGTAGTTCATGGCGTAAGGGAGAATCTGGTAGGCCGCTACATGTCCGGCAAAAGTGACCACGTCCTGCATTTTCACGGCGCCGGCATAAACAAAGGTCAACGCCAAAGCAAGCCGAGAGAGGTGGTAGAGAATGATTTGCGCGCGTTTCATTGGCTTTCCCCCGCAATGGGAAGGCCAGCGTCACGCCATTCCGGAAAGCCACCTTCAAAAACCCGAACATCGAGGTAGCCGGAATTTATCAAGGTCATGCCCAGGTCAAAAGAGTCAGGGCAGCCGAAGCCACTGCAGTAGGTGATGATAACCCGATTTCTTGCAACCCTTCCAAGGAACTCAGGCAGTTCAGCATCGATCTCGACCATCGGCAGCGAGACGGCACCTTCGATATGTTCTAATGCGTAGAGTTCGGGGCTTCGAGCATCAACGATCAAGCCTCCTGAAGCCATGACCTGCTGGACTTCATCGATCAAGACAGGCATCGGTAACGCGGCAGGTGAGTTGACCTCTTCAATCGTGCTCTGCGGTGAGACAAGGCGACCACTGAAGGCGTCCATCACCAGCTGATGATTCAGGGTCAGACCGAACAGGGCGGCAAAAGCAATCAGAACACAGGCTTCAAGAGCTATGCGTTTCAAATCTCTGAGCATTTATTCGTCCGGAGACTCTGTGAGCTCAGGCCCCATAGTGCCGAGCATTTCGTGCATGGCCCCGACCTTTCGTTCAAGACGATCAATCCGGGCATGGGCTGAGGTCAATTCCGTATTCAGCTCTTCCACCATGAGGTTCTGGTGAGCGTAACGAATTTCCAGCTCAATAATGCGCTCTTTCAGTTCTTCCATAAAGACCTCCTTTAAACGCGCACATGCTATCAGAAGAACCACCGCTGCGCAATCGACTCAATGGGACTGAAATGATTGCAAACTTTCATAAAATTGATATCATTACCGAGATTGTCAACTTTCCCTTTTTAAGATGAGACCTCATGACTAAAGACAAGTTTGTAAAGCAACAGTTCGCCCCTGTGGTTCTCATGCTACTGGCGTGCGGCGTTTTTCTCTGTTCATTGTCACTGGGCAGCCCGGCAACAGCAGCCGAAGAACAGCAACAGCACAGCGAGCCGGCCGCGATGACCCACGATCAAGATGCTGGCATGAACCATGATAAACATGCTGAAATGAATCATGCCAAGCCCAGTGAAATGGCGCATGATCAACACGCCGGGATGAACCACGACAAGTCGGACGAGATGGCCAATGACAAGTCCGGCAAGAAGGCTCCGACCAGGCCCAGCGAGATGAATCACGATCAGCATGCAGGAATGGAACATGACGGCCAGGGCGAAACAGCTGCAGAGACTGCCGTCCATGTTCATCCCGTGCAGACAGAAACCGATGAGAGCAAAGTCGGGCTTGATGAAAAGCTCGGCGCCATCCTCCCCCTCGATCTGGTCTTTACTGACGAGCAGGGCAACCCTGTCAGCCTCGCTGAGCTGGTGAACAAACCGACCGTAATCGCGCCGGTCTACTATCGATGCCCCAATGTCTGCCATTTCCTGCAAGGGGATCTGGCACGTGTCCTGCCCGGGCTCAAGCTCAAGGGCGGCGAAGATTACCAGGTTATCTCCGTCAGCTTTGACGACACGGAGAAACCGGAACTGGCACAACGCAGCCGAGATACCTACTACGCGGCCATGAAACACCAGTACCCGGACAAGGCCTGGCGTTTCCTGACCGGCGACAAGGAGACGATTCTTCAGCTAACCGATGCTGCAGGCTATCGTTTTCAAAAAGTCGGCACAGAGTTTCTGCACCCTGTGGTGTTCTTCGTCGTCTCACCAGAGGGCAAGATCGTGCGTTACCTGCACGGCACCCACGTTCTCCCCAAAGATCTGACCCTGGCCCTTTACGAAGCAAAAACAGGGCACGTTGGCACCACAATTCGTAAAATGGTACAGTACTGCTTCAGCTTTGATCCGGAGCAGAAAACATATGTTTTCAACATCCTGCGTGTTTCAGCTACGGCTATTTTAACAACCCTGGCAATCTTCGCTGCCTTCCTGGTGTTCGGCGGCAAGAAGGGCAAGAAGGATAAGAATTTATGAGTGATGTAACGACTACGGCAACCAGCGAGCGCGGCTTTTTCGATGAAGGCCAGTACCCGGGGATCTTTGCCTGGCTCCTCTCCACGGACCATAAGCGTATCGGCCTGCTTTACTTCTGGTGCATCATCTTCTTCTTTTGTGTTGGTGCGATCCTCGGCCTGCTGATTCGTCTGGAACTTTTTGCCCCGGGTGAAACAATCATGGGCGCTCAAACCTACAACGCCGTCTTTACTCTGCACGGCGTTATCATGATTTTTCTCTTTATCATTCCTGGCATACCGGCGGCCTTTGGCAACCTGATCATGCCGATCCAGATTGGCGCCCGTGATGTGGCCTTTCCGAAACTCAACCTCTTCTCCTGGTATCTTTACATCACAGGCGCTATGCTTGCGGTGACCTCACTCTTTACCGGCGGCGGGCCACCGGACACCGGCTGGACCTTCTACGTACCCTTCTCGGCCCAGACCAGCACCAACGTTTCCTTAGCTGCCGTGGCGGTCTTTATTCTCGGTTTCTCGTCGATACTCACCGGCCTTAACTTCGTCACCACGGTTCACCGCTTGCGGACCGAGGGCATGACCTGGATGCGCATCCCGCTTTTCACCTGGTCACTCTACGCCACCGCCTGGATCCAGATCCTCGCCACGCCGGTCATCGGCATTACCGTTGCCCTGCTCTTTGCTGAACGGGTTATCGGCACCGGCCTCTTCGATCCGGCCCAGGGTGGAGATCCGATCATGTTCCAGCACCTGTTCTGGATCTACTCACATCCGGCGGTTTACATCATGATTCTTCCCGGCATGGGCGTGGTCTCCGATATTATCCCGGTTTTTTCCCGCAAGCCCTGCTTCGGCTACAAAGCCATCGTCGTTTCAAGCCTCGCCATCGCCTTTGCCGGTTCCCTGGTCTGGGCACACCACATGTACACCAGCGGCATGTCAGACATGGCTGTCCTGGTCTTCTCGTTTTTGACTTTCATCGTTGCCATTCCCTCGGCTATCAAGGTTTTCAACTGGCTGGCGACCCTCTATGAAGGCTCGATTCTGCTCGACCCGCCGCTCCTTTACGCGCTGTCATTCATCCTGCTCTTTACCATCGGCGGCTTAACCGGTCTGGTTCTCGGCGCGGCAGCAGCAGATGTTCACGTGCACGACACATACTTCGTTGTTGGCCACTTCCATTTCGTCATGTTCGGCGGTACCGGTATGGCCTTCTTCGCCGCCATGCACTATTGGCTTCCAAAGATCTACGGCCGCATGTACGACAAAACCATCGCAACCGTTGCCTGGGCTATCATGGTCATCGGCTTCCTGATTCTCTACATCTCGATGAAGATCGTCGGCATGCAGGGGATGCCGCGCCGCTACTACGACTATGTCCCTGAATTTACCGGCCTGAATCAATTGGCAACCGTCGGCTCCTGGATTCTGGCTGTTGGGCTGGTGCTGATGTTCGCCAACATTTTTCGTGGCATTTTCAAAGGCGACCCTGTAGAAGCCAACCCCTGGGGCGGAGCCTCTCTCGAATGGCAGGTCCCCTCACCCCCGCCGATGGAGAATTTTGGCGAGGAGGATCCGGTGGTCACTCACGGCCCTTATGATTTCACGAAAGCGGGGATCCTATGAGCGGCCATGTTCACAAGGATTATACGGGCGCCAAGTTCGGCATGTGGCTCTTCCTCTTTACCGAGGTACTCCTCTTTGGCGGACTTTTTCTCCTCTATGCCGTCTACCTGGCGCGCTATCCACAAGAGTTTATTTCCGCCGGCAAAGAGCTCAATGTCTGGTTCGGTGGCGGCAACACCTTAGTCCTGCTGACCAGCAGCCTGTTCGTCGCGATCTCGATCACCGCCTTGCGCCGTGGTGCCAAGACGCTCTGCCTCCGGCTGCTCGGCAGTACCATCGCTTGCGCCGTCATCTTTATGGTCAACAAATACTTTGAGTGGAGCGCCAAAATCAATCACGGCATCTATCCCGGCTCGGAGCACCTGAAAGAGATGCAGCCCGGTGAGATGATCTTCTTCAACCTTTATTATCTAACCACGGGACTGCACGGTCTCCACGTTATCATCGGAGCCCTGGTTATCGCCTGGGCCATGATCCTGATTAAAAAAGACCGGGTCAATGCCGATGATTGGGTTATTCTCGAAAATGCCGGGCTTTACTGGCACCTGGTTGACCTGATCTGGATTTTTGTTTTCCCGCTGTACTATCTGATTTTGCACTAACCAATACGGAGAAGACTTAACGCAAAGACGCCAAGGGGTAAGGAAAGACGCAGAGAGAACTTCTTTGTTTTAAAACCCATAAAACCGATTTTCTTTGCGTCTTGGTTTTAACCTTTGCGCCTTGAGTGAGTAAAGCGAACGGGCGTTAAAAGTTTTTCGCCCTTAAGTCCAAAAGAGGTATTTATGTCCGAAGAACACACTCATATAGTTCCTTACAAAACTTTCGCCATTATCTGGATCGCACTACTGATCCTCACCGGGGTCACCGTAGCCGTAGCGCAATACAACCTGGGTGCGATGAACATTTGGGTTGCCCTTGGCATTGCGACACTCAAATCAGGCTTGGTGGTTGCAGTCTTCATGCACATGAAGTACGAAAATCGTCTTTTCAAGCTATCGTTGTTTGCAGCGTTGGCGATTCTGGCAATCTTTATCGGCCTTAACTTTTTTGATGTTCTATATCGCTAAGGAGAGACTGTGAACACCCAACCTCTGATTACTACCACTGAGGCAGTCGACAAGGCTTTTTATATTATCTTCGGCATCAGTGGCGTCGCCCTGCTCGGCATCACGGTGGCCATGGTTTACCTGGTCTGGCGATATAATCGCAAAAGATATCCTGTGCCACTCAGCCAGAAAGATCACAACGTCTGGCTTGAAATCACCTGGACGGTCATCCCGTCGATTCTGGTCATGGTGATGTTCTGGTACGGCTGGGAAGGCTACCTTTCCCTGCGTCGCGTTCCGGACAACGCTATCCCGGTTCAGGGCAATGCCCGCATGTGGTCGTGGCTCTTCACCTATGAGAACGGCAAAACCTCTGACAAGCTTTATGTTCCGGTCGGACAACCGGTCAACGTAAGACTGAATTCCGAAGATGTGCTACACAGCTTCTATGTGCCAGCTTTCCGGGTGAAACGTGATTGCGTCCCGGGCATGGAGACTTACGCCTGGTTCGTCGCTGAAGAGCCGGGCAGCTATGATCTCTTCTGTGCAGAATATTGCGGGGTCGCCCACGCTGACATGATCACCACGGTCGAAGCCATTCCCGCCGCAGAATTTGCCGGCTGGCTGGCAGAGAAACCCTCAGCGACTGCTGCTGGCAAGGGTTTACTGCAAAAACATGGATGCCTGGGCTGCCACTCTCTTGATGGCTCACCATCGGTAGGACCAAGCTTCCAAGGCATCGGAGGACGCCAGGTCACAGTGATCGCCAATGGCGAGAGTCGAACCCTGACCAGCGATCGTGATTATCTGGAAAAGGCGATTATCGACCCGAATATTGAGATTGTCGAAGGCTTCCCACCGGCCATGCCTTCTTACGCAGGAAAAATTCCCGAAGAAGACATGACAGGAATCCTTGATTACCTGCTCAACCTCAAAGCTGGTGGACAGTCTGGCGAAGAGACCACAGAGAACCAGTTAGAAGAAGCTGAACAAACAGAAGAGAAGGCTCCCGCTGAAGAAGCAACAGCACCCGCTACCTCTGAAGAGCCAGCAAGCCCTGCGGAACGAGGCGAAGCGCTGGCAGCCAAGAACGGCTGTCTCGGCTGCCACAGCGTTGATGGCAGCAAACGCGTTGGCCCCACATTAAAAGGCTTCTGGGGCAGTGAGCGTATCGTCACCCGGGATGGCCAGGAGATAACCCTTGTCGCTGATGACAGCTACCTGATCAAAGCGCTTCGCGAACCGGGTGCAGACGTGCTTCAGGGCTATCCCCCGGCGATGCCACCCTACCCGGGCCTCAGCGATGAAGAGATTCAGGACCTGCGTGCCTGGCTGGAGACATTGAAGTGACATGCAGAGCCATTCCGGAACCATGACAAACCTGGCGGCGTTAAGTCGTCTGATCAGACTGCCCCTGTCGGTGATGGTGGCAATCTCTGCTCTCACCGCTGCCCTGGCAGCAGATCAACATGTTTCCGGGCTCGTCCTCTGGGCGCTGGCCTGGGGTATCTTCCTGCTCAGCGCATCCTGCTCGGTGCTCAACCAGGTTCAGGAACGCTCGACTGACGCCCTGATGCACCGCACCTGCCGCCGCCCCCTGGCCAGCGGTGCTCTCTCGCCAGGATCGGGGATGTTGATCGGCCTTCTTTTCGGCAGTGGTGGACTCGTCATTCTTTTTGCAACCACCGGCCCGAACACAGCCCTGTTGGGGCTGGCTGCAACAGCCTGGTATCTACTCACCTATACACCGTTGAAACGGCGCTCATCGTTGGCCGTAATTGCCGGAACCCCTTGCGGAGCTCTGCCGCCACTGATTGGTTGGCTGGCCGCAGGAGGAGACCCACTCGACCCACGCCCCCTCGCGCTGGTCCTGCTCATGGTCCTCTGGCAGGTTCCTCACTACTGGCTCCTGGCGCTACCCGATCGTGAAGAGTTGAAAAGGGTTGGTTTCAAAGTCCTGCCGCAAAAGCTGAGCAGCCATCAACTCTTGAGCATCAGCCATTTCTGGATTCTCGGCATGGTGACGGCCACCTTGTTACTGCTGCCGATGCAGCTGGTACAACTGCCAATACTGCAGGGGGTGATTGCCGGTCTGGCCATCTTTTTTGCGATCTGGACAACAGGTGTTCAGAAAAAGACCTTCTTTATTGAAAAAACCGCTGCCAAACTACGCATCGGCTTACACATCTACCTCGGCCTGATACTGGGCTGCATCCTCCTCAACGGTCTCCTGCTCAGATTGGCACTTTAATCTCTGACTCTAGCTGTTTTTGTCAAATGCCGCCCCCAGGATAGCCCCCCCCGCAGCAAACTATCAGGCAACAGCTAATGACAAGACAAGACAAAACCTGACCAAAATCCTTTTCGTCACAGAGGACACAGCATTTTTGACCGTTCCTGCACGATCGATGTCGGTGAGCTCTGTAGAAATTATGGGGGAGGCCACCGTGGCCCTGGGAGCTGCGTATTAAGAGCCATGGTCGCCGGTCCAGCCATCAAAATCAGTGCCGAGAAACTACGAAAAAATTAAAAAAGCGCCCCGTTTAAGGGCGCTTTTTTATTATTGCGTCAGCCTGTTGGAAGAGGCCTTAATCTCCGACCTGCACCATCGAGGCAAACAACTTCCTCAATACTGCTCGAATTCATCATCGACTGTATCACGAGTTGCTCCAAAATCCGCCTGATAATCATTACGGGGTATTTGACGCTGTTGGGGCGACGACAATTCTTGCTTAGTCTGTTTGTCCTCGAACTCAAAGGTTTCACCGAGCTTGAAAACCGCAACCATCTGCTGAAGGTGTTCTGCCTGGGCTGAAAGCTCTTCCGAAGTTGACGCCATCTCTTCAGTCGCCGCAGCATTTTTCTGAATGACCTGGTCAAGCTGTTGGATCGATTTGTTAATCTGCTCAGCTCCGGCATCCTGCTCCTTGCTGGCAGCGCTTATTTCCTGAACCAGTTCGGCGGTCTTCTGGATATCAGGGACAATGACTTCCAGCATATTTCCGGCCTCTTCAGCGATATCAACGCTGTTGCCAGAAAGTTCACTGATTTCACCGGCGGCCTGCTGACTCCGTTCTGCAAGTTTGCGAACTTCAGCAGCAACAACAGCAAAACCTTTACCATGCTCACCGGCTCGCGCGGCCTCGATCGCGGCATTCAGGGCCAGAAGATTGGTTTGCCTGGCGATCTCCTCAATGATCTGGATCTTGCCAGCGATCTCTTTCATCGCGACAACGGTCGCCCGAACCGCCTGGCCGCCTTCACCACCTTTTTCCGCCGATAGGATAGCGATCTTTTCCGTCTGCATGGCGTTGTCAGCATTCTGCCTGATATTGGCCACCATCTCTTCAATTGAAGAGGAGGCTTCCTCTGCCGAGGCCGCCTGCTCGGTTGCGCCCTGGTTCAGGGTGGCGCTGGTATCTGTCAGTTGCATGGCTCCTGAGCGAACCTGGTGTGCTGAACGCACGATTTCACCAATCAGGCTGGCCATCTTCGCCTTCAGGCCGCGCAGCGATTTGCCCATGGTGTCCCGATCAGACACCAGCGGCAAGTCTACAGTCAGATCTGCATCAGCCATCTTCTCCAATTGACGCATCTTCTCAGCCATTGCATCGAGGAAAGCATTGACACTTTCGATAACGATACCGATTTCGTCATTACTGACCTTACTGGTGCGCAGAGACAAGTCGTTGGTCGATTCCATTTCGCGCATGGTACCCACCAGGGCCATCAGAGGACCAATAATAATCCGTTGCAACAAGATCCAGACTGCAATGATCATCACCAGGGCCAACACAACAATTTTCTGAATGGTCGAAACAATTTCGTCCATCAAGGCATCATTAAGCCCCTGGTAAGACATCACCACTTCGAAACGGCCA includes:
- the coxB gene encoding cytochrome c oxidase subunit II, giving the protein MNTQPLITTTEAVDKAFYIIFGISGVALLGITVAMVYLVWRYNRKRYPVPLSQKDHNVWLEITWTVIPSILVMVMFWYGWEGYLSLRRVPDNAIPVQGNARMWSWLFTYENGKTSDKLYVPVGQPVNVRLNSEDVLHSFYVPAFRVKRDCVPGMETYAWFVAEEPGSYDLFCAEYCGVAHADMITTVEAIPAAEFAGWLAEKPSATAAGKGLLQKHGCLGCHSLDGSPSVGPSFQGIGGRQVTVIANGESRTLTSDRDYLEKAIIDPNIEIVEGFPPAMPSYAGKIPEEDMTGILDYLLNLKAGGQSGEETTENQLEEAEQTEEKAPAEEATAPATSEEPASPAERGEALAAKNGCLGCHSVDGSKRVGPTLKGFWGSERIVTRDGQEITLVADDSYLIKALREPGADVLQGYPPAMPPYPGLSDEEIQDLRAWLETLK
- a CDS encoding protoheme IX farnesyltransferase; its protein translation is MQSHSGTMTNLAALSRLIRLPLSVMVAISALTAALAADQHVSGLVLWALAWGIFLLSASCSVLNQVQERSTDALMHRTCRRPLASGALSPGSGMLIGLLFGSGGLVILFATTGPNTALLGLAATAWYLLTYTPLKRRSSLAVIAGTPCGALPPLIGWLAAGGDPLDPRPLALVLLMVLWQVPHYWLLALPDREELKRVGFKVLPQKLSSHQLLSISHFWILGMVTATLLLLPMQLVQLPILQGVIAGLAIFFAIWTTGVQKKTFFIEKTAAKLRIGLHIYLGLILGCILLNGLLLRLAL
- a CDS encoding methyl-accepting chemotaxis protein, yielding MRSLRIKLLVWFVGIITLALAGLGAFNYQQRQAEMLDNLAQQRQAVLKRAVLTLPDALYGFDDRQIENFLAAEMNNRDIATVLVLDASGALAYAQGRNEEGESVVLSEIPAGYEAEAGQDMMYDNESLGRFEVVMSYQGLNDALMDEIVSTIQKIVVLALVMIIAVWILLQRIIIGPLMALVGTMREMESTNDLSLRTSKVSNDEIGIVIESVNAFLDAMAEKMRQLEKMADADLTVDLPLVSDRDTMGKSLRGLKAKMASLIGEIVRSAHQVRSGAMQLTDTSATLNQGATEQAASAEEASSSIEEMVANIRQNADNAMQTEKIAILSAEKGGEGGQAVRATVVAMKEIAGKIQIIEEIARQTNLLALNAAIEAARAGEHGKGFAVVAAEVRKLAERSQQAAGEISELSGNSVDIAEEAGNMLEVIVPDIQKTAELVQEISAASKEQDAGAEQINKSIQQLDQVIQKNAAATEEMASTSEELSAQAEHLQQMVAVFKLGETFEFEDKQTKQELSSPQQRQIPRNDYQADFGATRDTVDDEFEQY